GTCAGCTTTAAGCTAACCAATACCAAATGGGGATAGGAAGTATTGTTTGAAATTCTTGGAAAAGCTTTTTAGCAAAGTCTTTTAATCCAAAATCCAAAATTGGTAAAATTCACATTAGGCGTAATTCATAACTACTTCCACTCACCCTGCAAGGTAAATGCTGCCCAGAAAAACGGTGCAGTATAATTTTGATTTTGCCACATTTCTATCTGTGCTGATCGCAGTGCGGCTGCTGGCTTTAAGTTTTCTTGCAGCATTTTTTTGTAGAATTTGGTCATCAATTCTGATGTGGCTCGATCATCCACACTCCACAAACTTACAACTACTCGCGGACTACCTGCATACATAAATCCTCTAGTTAAACCTACCAAGCCTTCGCCTTTGATTTCTTCACCCAATCCGGTTTCACAGGCACTCAGCACAACTAATTCTGCTGGTAAATTGAGGTTGAAGACATCATGGAGTCGCAAATAGCCGTTTTGTGGTTTGCCGTTGTTATCAAACAGTGATAACACTACACCTGATAACTCTGGATTAGTACTATCCAGGATACCGTGAGTGGCAAAATGCACAATTCGATATTGACTGAGTTGGTTATTGGTGGCAGTAGTGCGGTTAGCAGTGAAGTCTAAGGCTTGCAAACGCTCACCTGTTGGCACTAGTGACAAAATACTCTCGGCTTCTTTGCGAGTGAAAGGTAAGCGGGTAAAAATTACATCGGTGTTTCTGCTAGCTTTTGCTAATGCCAGACTGTTGATATTGCGCTTGTCTACAGGTTGTTGAGTGGTTTGTTTAACTTTAGTTTGAATCCGATCATCGTCGCTGCTAAACACAGGATCAGCAAAAACTGCGATCGCTTTCGGAGCTACTTTACGTCCGCTAACTTCTTGCCGCAACACTGCTAAGGTAGAAGCTGAGGGCAAGTTGACGATTTCGTGTTCTAATAATAAGGGAGTGGGAGAGGTCGAAGCAGCAGGAGAAGGTAATGCACTAAATGGCAAATACTGCAAGGCTCCATCACTGACAATTAGCAAACGTTTATTTCCTAATTCTTTAGCTACGGGTTGCAGTAGCATCTGGCTTAACTGGTTGGCAACTTTGCTGTCTTCGTTTGCCCCAAGTTTGTAATCGGGTGTGTTTAAAAGATCATAAAACTTGCGTGCAGTAGCTTCAATGTCAGCACGTTTAGGTAGTTCGTAACTTTTAATGCTATTTTTGCTCACAGCCCAGAGATAGCTGCGTTCTTCTCCCAGCGCATATTCTAACAGCAGAGTGTTGTCATCCAAGACTTGCTGCTGAATTTGGGTAACATTCAAGGGTTGAGGTTGAGTAAGTGCTGCATAACGAGGACTCTTGGTACGGATCTCTGCTTGTAGCTGTCGGTACTGTTCTAATAGTGTGGCATTTTCTTTTGCTAATGCTTGGGCTATTTCTTCGTTATATGCATCATCGGCTAATTCGATTTGGCGTTTTTCGATCGCATCAAGTTTTTGCTGTAAGTTACGTTCTTTTTCTAGTAGTTTGGGATCAACTCCTTGGCGGATATCGGCTTTTGCTTCATTCAATAGTTCCAATAAACTACGGGCGCGGGCACGTTCACTAGCTTGCAGTGCCAATGCATCGTATCCTTGCAATGGGTTTTGTTTGTGCAACTGCATCAGCAAATCTATATAAAACTCGTAATAATTCTGAACTTTGGCAAAGTAGGAAGTACGTAAGTCCTGGCTGGTAACTTGGGTACGAATACCTTCAACGAGTTTGATTGTTTCTTCAATTTGGCTACGGGCGGCGTTGAGATTACCCCGGTTGCGTTCGGTAAGGGCGATCGCGTAATATGTGTCGGCAATACCAGAGCGATCGCTTAATTTCTGCCGTAATGCTAATTCTTGGTTGTAAGTTGCGATCGCTTTGTTTGGCTGCTTTAACCCATCATAAACTTTGCCTTGGACACTTAGAGCGTTAGCTTCTGCCAACTGGAAACCTAACTTTTGGAATCCTGACACACCCTGGCTTGTAGCTGCCAAGGCTTTTTGATAGTCTTGTGTAGCTAAATACACTCTACCCAAAAAGACATAAGCAGTAGCCTCGCTAAAGCTACTATTTAGTTGGCGAGATAATGTCAAAATTTGGTTAGCAGCAGCTAGCGCTTTGGGATAACCTTTTAATGACTCGTAGGCTCTGACTACCCCTGTGAGTGTAGCGACTTCTCTAAATTTATCCCCTTGATCGCGCCAAATTTTTAGGGCTTGGTTGTAATATTCCAGCGACTTTTGATAATTCTCTGCGTAACGGTAAGTACTACCAATACTATTTAGGGTTTGTCCTGTCTGGGTGCGATCACCTATTTGTTGAAATATCTCTAAGGCTTGGTTGTAAGTAGCAATACTGAGTTGATAGTCTCCCAAATCACTATAAACTTGAGCGATGTCCTTGAGGGTAGCAGCCTCTCCTGGACGATCTTTAATCCGCCGTTGGATATCCAATGCTTGATTGTAGGAATCCAGCGCTTGCTGATAATCGCCGAAAGATGCATAAATTTCAGCGATGTTACCAAGGGTAAAAGCTTCTCTGGCTGGTTCTTTGATGCTACGCTGAAGTTTGAGTGCTTCATTTAAGGAATCAAGAGCTTGTTTTACTTCTCCTTGTTCGCTGTAGATATAACTAAGTTGATTGAGTATTTCAGCTTCCTGATAAGGTAAACCTGCTTGTTGCAAAAGCGATCGCGCTTGCTTTGCTGACTGCAAAGCTTGGGAAAAATTACCGATGGACTTGTATACAGAGGCAATATTGCTCAGAATTAAGGCTTGTTTTGAGAGATTAAAAGGGCGTTGTGTGCTAGAGATATTAGCTTGTGCTGCTTTCTGCAATGCTAATGCTGCATTTAAAGATGCCAATGCCTTTTGATTTTCACTTATGGAAGTGTAGACCGAAGCAATATAAGTGAGAGTATCAGCTTGTCCAGACAAATCTTTGTTTGCGCGTTGAATTTCTAATGCTTGATTGAGGCTGGCGAGGGCCTTTTGCGGTTCGCCTAAAGACATGTAAACTAAGCCAAGGTCTTTGAGTGTTGTAGCTTGAGCATCAGTATCTTTTTGCTGGCGTTGAATATCTAGTGCTTGATTGTAAGTTGCCAGAGCGTTTGTCGTCTGTCCTAAACTAAAGTAAATTCTGCCTATTTGAGTTAGTACGCCAGCAGCAGTAGCAGGCTTTTTTTGAGCCTGAAAGATTGATACTGCTTGCTTGTACAATTCTAATGCTTGTGGCTTTTGACCCAAATTAGAATAAGCATTGGCAATGGAAGTGAGAGCAAAGGCTTCCCCAAGTGGATCTTTGAGTTCACGAGCGATCGCTAAAGCCTGCTGAAAACTTTCTAAGGCTTTCTGTGATTGACCATCAGTATAATGGATTGTACCTATAGCATTCAGGGTAGTGACAACAAACCTACGAGCTACATAGGGAGGAGATTCATTAACAGCAAGTTGCTGCCATATTTTCAAAGCGGCTTGGTATTTAGCTAGTGCTTGTTGTCGAGATGCGGCTGTACCTTGCTCAAATAGTTTTTTTGCTGCTTGTGATAATTGCTGTGCCTGAACAAAGGCTTTTTGTTTTTCAGGGCTGTTGGGTTGTTGAGCTAGGTTTAGAGGTGGGGCAATGAGAAACTTCAATGATGGGGTAATCACAGATGCCATTCCAGACTCTGACATTAACATCGTGCTGATCAATACAATCAGAGTAGGACAGGCGAACATAGGAACACTTTTAGCCATGATGTACTTTACTCAGTATTTTCAGTAGTAGTACTTAATTGTTCAGCTGCTTGTTCCTATATTCAGCTTTATATTCCCAGATTTCTAATTATTTAGACAAGGGAATTGAAGATGAAAAGCGATCGCAATCCCATTGCATAAGTAAGTCGGTGGAAATAAACATAACTATGTTACGAAAAGTAAACACGCCTAGAACCCTTACCAATGATCAATGACTTTGGACAATGACGACCCCAACGAGTTAGCTTTATTTGTACTGACTTACTTATATTGATAAATTATTAATGTATGTGAACACCTGACTAAATTCAGGCTTGATTTTGCAAAGCAAAGGGTTTGGAAATGTTTACTGCATCAGAGACTCCTATTATTGCGACAATTCTATTAGTCGCTTTCGGAATCTTGGGTTGGGGCTTTTATCGTGCCAGACCCTATGGCAAGCTGGGAATCTTTGCCTGGTTACAGTCAGTGGTTTTAATGGCTCCCTGGCTAGTATTTTTTGGCTTATTTGCAGCCGGGATTTACATCAATATTGTTGCCATTCTCTTGTTGCTGGTAGTTTCTACAGCAATTTACATCTATCTGGGTAGACAGTTAAGGGCAGCGGGACAAGACGTGATTCTTAGACAGCGAGCCACACAAAAGCTAGCTGAACAAGAATCAACTCCTACAGCAGAAACAACATCGACGGTGGAACCTGCACAAGTAAAATTGGAGGTTCTGCCAATTCCAGAAGCAGATTTAAATGCTATCAAAGGTATTTTTGGTCTGGATACGTTTTTTGCTACGGAAACTATTGCCTATCAAGAAGGAGCTATCTTTAAAGGTAATCTGCGGGGAGAAGCACAGATGGTTCACAACCGTCTGACTGCTAAGTTGCAGGAAACATTGGGTGACAAATACCGCCTTTATTTAGTTGAAAATACTGATGAAAAACCAGTGGTAATTGTCCTACCCAGCCGCAATGACCCGCGTCCGATGAGCGTATCGCAAAAAGTCTTTGCTGTGATTCTGCTGGTATCAACAGTTGCCACAAGTTTGGAAGCGTCGGGTATCCTGCAAGGCTTTGATTTATTTGCCAATTTTGCACGCTTAACAGAAACTTTACCTATTGGTTTGGGGATTTTAGTAATTTTACTGGCCCATGAAATAGGTCATTGGTTACTTGCCCGTCGCCACAATATCCGCCTCAGCTGGCCCTACTTTCTACCAGCAGTACAAATCGGCTCTTTTGGGGCAATTACTCGGTTTGAGTCTTTGTTACCCAACCGTAAAGTATTATTTGATATCGCCTTGGCTGGCCCAGCTGCTGGGGGAATTGTGTCTGTGTTGATGCTGATTACTGGATTGCTGCTTTCTCATCAAGGCAGTATGTTTCAATTACCCAATCAGTTTTTCCAAGGTTCAATTTTGGTGGGCACTTTAGCACGGGTTGTACTTGGTTCAGCTTTGCAATCACCATTAGTGGACGTGCATCCCTTGGTAGTTATTGGTTGGCTGGGGTTGGTAATCACAGCTTTAAACTTGATGCCTGCTGGACAACTTGATGGTGGTCGGATTGTCCAAGCTATCTACGGACGCAAAACAGCTGGTAGAACGACCTTTGCAACTTTAATTTTGCTGGGATTAGTAGCTTTGGGTAATCCTTTAGCAATGTATTGGGCAATCGTGATTCTGTTTTTACAACGAGGCTTAGAACGCCCTAGCTTGAATGAAATCAGCGAACCAGACGATGCACGCGCCGCTTTAGGTTTGTTGGCTTTATTTTTAATGGTTGCGACTCTTTTACCCCTAACTCCTGGTTTAGCTGGGCGATTGGGAATTGGATAACATTGTTAGTAGTTAGTAGTTAGTAGTTAATAGTTAATGGTTAGTGGTTGACGGGCAACTACTAACCATTAACCACTAACCAAATTACGGTTTCCACCCAGCTAGTAGATTTGGGTAGGAAGTTCCTGTTGGGAAAAGATTTTTAAAACCTGTTTGACGTTGTTGTGGTGCTTCTTTGGTAATGTTCCACAAACTTTCGTAGAAAAAGAAAGAGACACCAGCAAAGTTGCGATCGCGTACCTGTTGGACTTGTTGGTTAATCTGTGTCATTGGTACATGTTTACGTTTTAGTCCCGTCATAATACCGATACTTACGGGTATGTGACTTTTAGCAGCTTTGACTTCTGGGTACTCTAATTCGCTCTGAAAAACATTCAGGTCGTCTCGATACACTTGTATAACTAAGTCTTCCACAAGTCCCATTCTTTCCCATTTCTGCCAGTCCGCTAAAAAGAATTCGTAGGAGAAGCGTTGAGGATTAGGTGCTACGGAAACAATACAGTTCTTCTTTGTAGCTTTGATCGCTGTAAATACCCGCTTCATGTAGTTAGTAATTTTGTTGGCGCGCCACTGTACCCATTCTGGATCTTTGGAGTTGGTAGGGGGTGCTTTACCACCGTGTTCTTTTTTGTATAGTGCAACTGTATAAGCGTCGTATCCTAACTCTGATGGCAAACCAAAATGGTCATCAAATTGAATGCCATCAATGTCATAATTCCTAACTATTTCTACTATTAAATCTTGGATGAATTGTTGCACTTCCGGTCGGAAGGGATTTAGCCATACTCGATCATGAGTACCTTCTTTCCAAATTTTACTACCATCTCTACGACTAGTTAACCATTGCGGGCGACGTTTTGCTAGTTGGGAGTCGGCAGGGGCCATAAAGCCAAATTCAAACCAGGGAATGACTGTTAAGCCTTGTTGATGCCCAACGTTGACCACTTCTTTAAGCATATTTCGCCCTTGTAGACCCGGTTCTGGATCAAGCGATCGCCCAATCACCTTTTGGGCAACTTTACTAGGATACAGCGTCCAACCCCAATTCCATACGGTTGGATAGACAACATTAAAGTTCAGCTGTTGGAGATTTTGTAATGCACTCTTGAGGCGATCGCGCTCAAACAAGACATTACTATCAATATTGGTTAACCACACCCCCCGTAACTCTGCTATTTGCTGACGCGTAGGTATTTGCGCTGGTAGGGGAAAAGATAGCATCATTGTAGCAATCATTGACAAAGTAACCAGTACAGCAAAAAAAGCTAAGTTGCGATGACTACTTTGACGAACATTCCACACAAACAACTGTCGACAAGATCTAACAAACTTTTTCATCATGAATTGGGTACAAAATTTCACATAGGCTTCAACAAATCATCACCTATGACTGCGTAGATCTCCAAGAAGTTGCGTAAGTTTGTCACTGGTCAATGGTCAATGGTCTGTTGTCAATTGTCATTTGTTAGTAGTTAGTAGTTAGTAGAGATGCGAGGAACATCGCGTCTGTACATTAGTAGTTAATAGTTGGTTATTACTCACACTCCCCACACTCCCCACACTCCTCATCCTCCTTGTCCCCTTTGTCCTCCCGATCCCCAATCCTCCACTTACGTGCAAAATCAGGCTGAATTTTGTCGAAAAGTTCATCTTTAGCAAAATTACGTAAATTTAACCGTCATTCTGGGGTAATGCACCACACTACTTGTTAAAATTACTATGAGTATAATTATCAGGACAAAATTCAACAATGCCCTTTATTTTATTCATTTATCGCCTTATTTCTCAATAGACGGGTAGTATTGCTGGTTATTGAGAAAACTATATAAAAATATACTTAGGTCAAATTAATGATCAACTTAATTAAGACACAAGAGCATGATACAAGCACTACAGCCGCTATTGCGAGGTTGGCAAGGGCGATAACCCTTTCCCACGGTCAATTTTCTTTACTTTTAGTCTGCTGTAACTCTACCAATAAACAGCAGTTAGTGAGTTTGTTAAATGAATTTTTACCAATAGCGATCGCACAATTATCTCTGTCTGCTTCTGCACAAACGCTTTATACTAATATCACCAGTGCCATTGGGTCTAACCATCCCGAAGCTTTGATGGTAGATGGTTTAGAGTCCGTAGTCGCAATTAATCAACTCATCATTTCTACAAATTTAATGCGTGATGAGTTTCGCAAACAGTTTCAGTTTCCCTTGGTATTGTGGATAAACGATGAAATCTTAAGAAAACTGATCTTGTTAGCGCCAGACCTCAAAGACTGGGCAGCTACGACAATTAAAATCGATTTACCTAATCATGTTTTAGTTTGAATAGCAGGCGATCGCATTTTTGTATTTTGGTATCGATGCATTTCAAAAATAAATTTTAACCAATGCATTGTTAGAAGCCCATTAGCCTATCGGTACACAACCAGTTTGTATGTACTATATTTAAGCTTAATAGTAATAGACTTTATATTTCCATATTTTAGGATTAGTTTATATTTCTGATACTTAGGCCAAAAAAGCAATGCAGCAATTGTCCCTTCCTCTTGAACTGCTCAACTCTGAATCAGCTAATACGAATTGGTTTCAAAATATCTTAGATACTCTTGAGGTGGGACAGCAGGCAACATGGACTGATAATTTTGGCAAGTCTTTGTGTAAATGGTTGCAGCAGCAGGGTATTTCTCCCGTTAAAACACTTAGTTTGTTTTCTGGCGGTGGTGGGCTAGATATTGCATTTCATGATTCTGGATTTGAAATAGTTCAGATGGTTGAACTGGAAGCTAAATATGTTCAGACGTTGCAAAAAAATTCTCAATTAGGAAAACGGTTGGAAGGTTCTAAACCAATTTGTACTGACATTAGAGACTATTTTCCTGATCCTAAGCTCAAAGTAGATTTCATCATTGGAGGCCCACCATGTCAAACCTTTTCTGCTGCTGGGCGTCGGGCTGCTGGGGTATCTGGAACAACAGATGCAAGGGGAACACTATTCCAAGAATATGTTCGCATTCTAAAACTGCTTCAACCTAAAGGATTTTTATTTGAAAATGTATATGGAATTACTGGTGCAAATGGAGGAGAAGCATGGAAAAAACTTCAAGAAGCTTTTCGAGAAGTTGGATATAGTATTTACTTCCGTATCCTAGATGCTGCTGACTACGGTGTACCTCAGCATCGAGAACGTTTGTTTATTGTCGGCTTGAAACGAGGGAAATATTTATTTCCATATCCTACTCACGGTTTTGATTCTCTTGACCAGCGTCCGTATTATTCGGCAGCAAAGGCTGTAGAAGGTGCTGATATTTCAGACATAGAACCAGGTTTGGGCGGACGATTTGGTCATTTACTTGAAGATATTCCACCAGGGCTTAACTACAGCTTTTATACAAAGGAAATGGGTTATCCAAATCCCATTTTCAGTTGGAGATCAAAATTCTCTGATTTCCTCTACAAAGCAGATCCAGATACTCCAGTAAGAACCATCAAAGCTCAGAGTGGCCAATATACTGGTCCCTTTAGTTGGGAAAACCGTAGATTTTCCATAACTGAATTAAAGCGTTTGCAGACTATTCCTGATGATTAT
Above is a genomic segment from Fischerella sp. JS2 containing:
- a CDS encoding CHAT domain-containing tetratricopeptide repeat protein — protein: MAKSVPMFACPTLIVLISTMLMSESGMASVITPSLKFLIAPPLNLAQQPNSPEKQKAFVQAQQLSQAAKKLFEQGTAASRQQALAKYQAALKIWQQLAVNESPPYVARRFVVTTLNAIGTIHYTDGQSQKALESFQQALAIARELKDPLGEAFALTSIANAYSNLGQKPQALELYKQAVSIFQAQKKPATAAGVLTQIGRIYFSLGQTTNALATYNQALDIQRQQKDTDAQATTLKDLGLVYMSLGEPQKALASLNQALEIQRANKDLSGQADTLTYIASVYTSISENQKALASLNAALALQKAAQANISSTQRPFNLSKQALILSNIASVYKSIGNFSQALQSAKQARSLLQQAGLPYQEAEILNQLSYIYSEQGEVKQALDSLNEALKLQRSIKEPAREAFTLGNIAEIYASFGDYQQALDSYNQALDIQRRIKDRPGEAATLKDIAQVYSDLGDYQLSIATYNQALEIFQQIGDRTQTGQTLNSIGSTYRYAENYQKSLEYYNQALKIWRDQGDKFREVATLTGVVRAYESLKGYPKALAAANQILTLSRQLNSSFSEATAYVFLGRVYLATQDYQKALAATSQGVSGFQKLGFQLAEANALSVQGKVYDGLKQPNKAIATYNQELALRQKLSDRSGIADTYYAIALTERNRGNLNAARSQIEETIKLVEGIRTQVTSQDLRTSYFAKVQNYYEFYIDLLMQLHKQNPLQGYDALALQASERARARSLLELLNEAKADIRQGVDPKLLEKERNLQQKLDAIEKRQIELADDAYNEEIAQALAKENATLLEQYRQLQAEIRTKSPRYAALTQPQPLNVTQIQQQVLDDNTLLLEYALGEERSYLWAVSKNSIKSYELPKRADIEATARKFYDLLNTPDYKLGANEDSKVANQLSQMLLQPVAKELGNKRLLIVSDGALQYLPFSALPSPAASTSPTPLLLEHEIVNLPSASTLAVLRQEVSGRKVAPKAIAVFADPVFSSDDDRIQTKVKQTTQQPVDKRNINSLALAKASRNTDVIFTRLPFTRKEAESILSLVPTGERLQALDFTANRTTATNNQLSQYRIVHFATHGILDSTNPELSGVVLSLFDNNGKPQNGYLRLHDVFNLNLPAELVVLSACETGLGEEIKGEGLVGLTRGFMYAGSPRVVVSLWSVDDRATSELMTKFYKKMLQENLKPAAALRSAQIEMWQNQNYTAPFFWAAFTLQGEWK
- a CDS encoding site-2 protease family protein, which codes for MFTASETPIIATILLVAFGILGWGFYRARPYGKLGIFAWLQSVVLMAPWLVFFGLFAAGIYINIVAILLLLVVSTAIYIYLGRQLRAAGQDVILRQRATQKLAEQESTPTAETTSTVEPAQVKLEVLPIPEADLNAIKGIFGLDTFFATETIAYQEGAIFKGNLRGEAQMVHNRLTAKLQETLGDKYRLYLVENTDEKPVVIVLPSRNDPRPMSVSQKVFAVILLVSTVATSLEASGILQGFDLFANFARLTETLPIGLGILVILLAHEIGHWLLARRHNIRLSWPYFLPAVQIGSFGAITRFESLLPNRKVLFDIALAGPAAGGIVSVLMLITGLLLSHQGSMFQLPNQFFQGSILVGTLARVVLGSALQSPLVDVHPLVVIGWLGLVITALNLMPAGQLDGGRIVQAIYGRKTAGRTTFATLILLGLVALGNPLAMYWAIVILFLQRGLERPSLNEISEPDDARAALGLLALFLMVATLLPLTPGLAGRLGIG
- a CDS encoding glycoside hydrolase family 10 protein, coding for MKKFVRSCRQLFVWNVRQSSHRNLAFFAVLVTLSMIATMMLSFPLPAQIPTRQQIAELRGVWLTNIDSNVLFERDRLKSALQNLQQLNFNVVYPTVWNWGWTLYPSKVAQKVIGRSLDPEPGLQGRNMLKEVVNVGHQQGLTVIPWFEFGFMAPADSQLAKRRPQWLTSRRDGSKIWKEGTHDRVWLNPFRPEVQQFIQDLIVEIVRNYDIDGIQFDDHFGLPSELGYDAYTVALYKKEHGGKAPPTNSKDPEWVQWRANKITNYMKRVFTAIKATKKNCIVSVAPNPQRFSYEFFLADWQKWERMGLVEDLVIQVYRDDLNVFQSELEYPEVKAAKSHIPVSIGIMTGLKRKHVPMTQINQQVQQVRDRNFAGVSFFFYESLWNITKEAPQQRQTGFKNLFPTGTSYPNLLAGWKP
- a CDS encoding DNA cytosine methyltransferase → MQQQGISPVKTLSLFSGGGGLDIAFHDSGFEIVQMVELEAKYVQTLQKNSQLGKRLEGSKPICTDIRDYFPDPKLKVDFIIGGPPCQTFSAAGRRAAGVSGTTDARGTLFQEYVRILKLLQPKGFLFENVYGITGANGGEAWKKLQEAFREVGYSIYFRILDAADYGVPQHRERLFIVGLKRGKYLFPYPTHGFDSLDQRPYYSAAKAVEGADISDIEPGLGGRFGHLLEDIPPGLNYSFYTKEMGYPNPIFSWRSKFSDFLYKADPDTPVRTIKAQSGQYTGPFSWENRRFSITELKRLQTIPDDYEIVGNRQVVIEQIGNSVPPQLGRILALSILDQVINVGLPFNLAYLPESKKLGFRQRKRKLTEVYFQKAQIAIAKLSKEGKITALADSIYEEKEESIRFLSLENFSWAKKSSPGCIKIYLNYELNNSSWTITASTNGHWEEADQFIIDVYPSCGYEEWVLGTNSVKLCGKQLNTQVFTSVWKAFEEKLNKATGKADLVQLSGYYQYNARIIGVMNFCDKLKVNSFWRVVQCITRCIGTSTQLKAKEFAQKWAVHEEDIFFYLQSLRAMGYEVRSHNTNPQIPPGEYLIPYAFPTLNPKSVQLRKIL